A window from Cellulomonas sp. C5510 encodes these proteins:
- a CDS encoding ABC transporter permease: protein MTAATAATRPRRTGPAPGGPLAGAGHLTRFALRRDRVRIGVWTLSLGGLVAYFGAVVPTVYPDAAARRTRAAIMREPSGALLTGPGYGLDDYTFGVMIANEVLGMLAVAAALMSILLVVRHTRAEEEDGRTDLVRAGVVGRAAPLAAALAVMLVADAAVAVGLLGALTANGLDARDSAAVALGVAAVGVTFGTVAAVTAQLTTGARAASGSAGAVLALAFLLRGVGDARRTGGSALSWASPVGWAQQTRAFVDLRWWPLLLHVAAAAVLLAVATALAVRRDVGAGLVPERRGAARASRSLAGPVGLAARLERAGLAWWAASLFAFAALTGSMTQGIVDSFADQPQLAQAFGSTGGDDLVLGTVSTFLGILAMAVAVHAVTVVGRLRREETDGRASAVLAAAVDRRAWLGAQLGVAVAGATVLLLASGLGLGLGAAGAVDGAVTACTLASLAHLPVVAAFAALAALLHGTGSPAWPGWALLVASVVVGVYGPVLGLPDSVLDLAPFGLVPAMPAAALDLAPLAALTAVAVALTAGALAAVRRRDLRG, encoded by the coding sequence GTGACCGCCGCGACCGCCGCGACCCGGCCCCGCCGCACGGGACCCGCGCCCGGCGGCCCGCTCGCCGGGGCGGGTCACCTCACCCGGTTCGCCCTCCGGCGGGACCGCGTCCGGATCGGGGTGTGGACGCTGTCCCTCGGCGGGCTCGTGGCGTACTTCGGCGCCGTGGTGCCGACCGTCTACCCGGACGCCGCCGCCCGCCGGACCCGCGCCGCGATCATGCGCGAGCCGTCCGGTGCCCTCCTGACGGGCCCCGGGTACGGGCTCGACGACTACACGTTCGGCGTGATGATCGCCAACGAGGTGCTCGGCATGCTCGCCGTGGCCGCCGCCCTCATGTCGATCCTCCTGGTCGTCCGGCACACCCGCGCGGAGGAGGAGGACGGGCGCACAGACCTGGTGCGCGCCGGGGTCGTCGGCCGCGCCGCACCCCTCGCCGCCGCGCTCGCCGTCATGCTCGTCGCGGACGCCGCGGTGGCGGTGGGGCTGCTGGGCGCGCTGACGGCGAACGGCCTCGACGCGCGCGACAGCGCCGCCGTCGCCCTCGGCGTCGCGGCGGTCGGCGTCACGTTCGGCACGGTCGCCGCCGTGACCGCGCAGCTCACCACCGGTGCCCGCGCCGCCAGCGGATCGGCGGGCGCCGTCCTCGCCCTCGCGTTCCTGCTCCGCGGTGTCGGCGACGCGCGACGGACCGGCGGCAGCGCGCTCTCGTGGGCGTCCCCCGTCGGCTGGGCCCAGCAGACGCGGGCGTTCGTCGACCTGCGGTGGTGGCCGCTGCTGCTGCACGTCGCCGCCGCCGCGGTGCTGCTCGCCGTCGCGACCGCGCTCGCCGTGCGCCGGGACGTCGGCGCCGGGCTCGTCCCCGAGCGCCGCGGGGCCGCCCGCGCCTCCCGCTCGCTGGCCGGTCCGGTGGGCCTCGCGGCACGCCTCGAGCGGGCGGGGCTCGCCTGGTGGGCGGCCTCCCTGTTCGCCTTCGCCGCGCTGACCGGCTCGATGACGCAGGGCATCGTCGACAGCTTCGCGGACCAGCCGCAGCTCGCGCAGGCGTTCGGGTCCACCGGCGGCGACGACCTCGTGCTGGGCACCGTGTCGACGTTCCTGGGGATCCTGGCCATGGCGGTCGCCGTGCACGCGGTCACGGTCGTCGGGCGGCTGCGCCGCGAGGAGACCGACGGCCGGGCGTCCGCCGTGCTCGCGGCGGCCGTCGACCGGCGCGCGTGGCTGGGCGCACAGCTCGGCGTCGCCGTCGCGGGGGCGACCGTGCTGCTGCTGGCGAGCGGCCTGGGTCTCGGCCTCGGGGCGGCGGGAGCGGTCGACGGCGCGGTGACCGCGTGCACCCTCGCCTCGCTCGCGCACCTGCCGGTCGTCGCGGCGTTCGCCGCGCTCGCCGCCCTGCTGCACGGCACCGGGTCACCGGCGTGGCCGGGGTGGGCGCTGCTGGTCGCCTCGGTGGTCGTCGGGGTGTACGGGCCGGTGCTCGGGCTGCCGGACTCGGTGCTGGACCTCGCGCCGTTCGGGCTGGTCCCGGCCATGCCGGCCGCCGCGCTGGACCTCGCGCCGCTGGCCGCCCTGACGGCGGTCGCGGTCGCGCTGACGGCCGGTGCCCTGGCCGCAGTGCGGAGGCGGGACCTGCGGGGCTGA